A stretch of Anaeromyxobacter dehalogenans 2CP-1 DNA encodes these proteins:
- the nrfD gene encoding NrfD/PsrC family molybdoenzyme membrane anchor subunit — protein MTTATKTIERVDPLETSPVLVGRPDDRALTESLLEPVLGPTKKGWLVMLVLFGGGMAFWLLSLYMTLFVGIGVWGNNIPVAWAYDITNFVWWIGIGHAGTLISAILLLFQQKWRTSINRFAEAMTLFAVAMAGAYPVIHLGRPWLFWWLIPYPATTQIWPNFKSALPWDVFAISTYATVSFLFWYLGLIPDLATLRDAAKTRAQRVVYGIMSFGWRGSARHWQHWRIGYLLMAGLSTPLVVSVHTIVSFDFAISQLPGWHTTIFPPYFVAGAIFSGFAMVMTLMIPARKVFKFEHVVTARHLDNMAKVILATGLMVTYGYVMEWFIAWYSGNDAEWFAFYNRVVGDYKLVYAMQIFCNVVAPQVFWVPALRRNVMVLFLVSVLVNFGMWAERFVIIAVTLTRDFVPGSWANYTPTWVDWGLLFGSISTFSVLFLLFLRFLPAIPISEVKELRRELEHQDHHAAQGGQAVAQGAHAERA, from the coding sequence ATGACCACCGCGACCAAGACGATCGAGCGCGTCGATCCGCTCGAGACCTCGCCCGTGCTGGTCGGCCGCCCCGACGACCGGGCGCTGACCGAGAGCCTGCTCGAGCCGGTGCTGGGGCCCACGAAGAAGGGCTGGCTGGTGATGCTCGTCCTGTTCGGCGGCGGGATGGCCTTCTGGCTCCTGTCGCTCTACATGACCCTGTTCGTCGGCATCGGGGTGTGGGGCAACAACATCCCGGTCGCCTGGGCCTACGACATCACCAACTTCGTCTGGTGGATCGGCATCGGCCACGCCGGCACGCTGATCAGCGCGATCCTGCTGCTGTTCCAGCAGAAGTGGCGCACCTCCATCAACCGCTTCGCGGAGGCGATGACGCTGTTCGCGGTGGCGATGGCCGGCGCGTACCCGGTCATCCACCTCGGGCGCCCCTGGCTGTTCTGGTGGCTCATCCCGTACCCCGCCACCACCCAGATCTGGCCGAACTTCAAGAGCGCGCTCCCCTGGGACGTGTTCGCGATCTCGACCTACGCGACCGTCTCCTTCCTGTTCTGGTACCTCGGGCTCATCCCCGACCTCGCCACCCTGCGCGACGCGGCGAAGACCCGGGCGCAGCGCGTCGTCTACGGGATCATGTCCTTCGGCTGGCGGGGCTCGGCGCGGCACTGGCAGCACTGGCGCATCGGCTACCTGCTCATGGCCGGCCTGTCCACGCCGCTGGTGGTGTCGGTGCACACCATCGTGTCGTTCGACTTCGCCATCTCGCAGCTGCCGGGCTGGCACACCACCATCTTCCCGCCGTACTTCGTGGCCGGCGCCATCTTCAGCGGCTTCGCGATGGTGATGACGCTGATGATCCCGGCGCGGAAGGTGTTCAAGTTCGAGCACGTCGTCACCGCGCGCCACCTCGACAACATGGCGAAGGTGATCCTCGCGACCGGCCTGATGGTCACCTACGGCTACGTGATGGAGTGGTTCATCGCGTGGTACTCGGGCAACGACGCCGAGTGGTTCGCCTTCTACAACCGCGTCGTCGGCGACTACAAGCTGGTGTACGCGATGCAGATCTTCTGCAACGTGGTGGCGCCCCAGGTGTTCTGGGTGCCGGCGCTGCGGCGGAACGTGATGGTGCTGTTCCTCGTCTCCGTGCTGGTGAACTTCGGCATGTGGGCGGAGCGCTTCGTCATCATCGCGGTGACGCTCACCCGCGACTTCGTCCCCGGCTCCTGGGCGAACTACACGCCGACGTGGGTCGACTGGGGCCTGCTGTTCGGGTCGATCTCCACCTTCTCCGTCCTGTTCCTCCTGTTCCTGCGCTTCCTGCCGGCCATCCCCATCTCCGAGGTGAAGGAGCTCCGCCGCGAGCTGGAGCACCAGGATCACCACGCCGCGCAGGGCGGGCAGGCCGTGGCGCAGGGCGCGCACGCGGAGCGGGCATGA
- a CDS encoding DUF3341 domain-containing protein, whose amino-acid sequence MKTYVLGEFGAEAALLDAARTLRARGGATLDLHSPYPLHGAEEALGLRRSTVPLVALVAGITGAVSGYLLQWYTVGYDWPLNVGNRPPHSAPAFIPVTFELGVLFSALSIFVGLLAVYFGFPRVHHPVFEVEAFRSASIDGLWLSAEVEAGDADAVAAELRRLGARLVSVVPEGK is encoded by the coding sequence ATGAAGACGTACGTCCTGGGAGAGTTCGGCGCGGAGGCCGCGCTCCTCGACGCGGCGCGCACGCTGCGCGCGCGCGGCGGGGCCACCCTCGACCTCCACTCACCGTACCCGCTGCACGGCGCCGAGGAGGCGCTGGGCCTTCGCAGGTCCACCGTGCCGCTCGTGGCGCTGGTGGCCGGGATCACCGGCGCCGTCTCCGGGTACCTGCTGCAGTGGTACACGGTCGGCTACGACTGGCCGCTCAACGTGGGCAACCGGCCGCCGCACAGCGCGCCGGCGTTCATCCCGGTCACGTTCGAGCTCGGCGTGCTGTTCTCCGCGCTGAGCATCTTCGTCGGCCTGCTCGCCGTCTACTTCGGCTTCCCGCGCGTCCACCACCCGGTGTTCGAGGTGGAGGCGTTCCGCTCCGCCAGCATCGACGGCCTGTGGCTCTCGGCCGAGGTGGAGGCCGGCGACGCCGACGCGGTCGCGGCGGAGCTGCGCCGGCTCGGCGCGCGCCTGGTCTCGGTCGTCCCGGAGGGGAAGTGA
- a CDS encoding c-type cytochrome, translating into MTRRLALFLPLLALTACPRLDPMQRQQKYKAYQSSEYYANGLAMRHPPAGTVPYGPRLDPAVATGRGPDGRPVQLMPVPVDAKLLARGRQRFDVSCAVCHGVLGDGESQVAMNMSLRRPPSLHLYRDRPDGYIYQVITEGFGLMPSYAAEIPVQDRWAIVAYVRALQLSQNASLDQVPPDAREQLQKEGR; encoded by the coding sequence ATGACCCGCCGCCTCGCCCTCTTCCTGCCGCTCCTCGCGCTGACCGCCTGCCCGCGGCTCGACCCGATGCAGCGCCAGCAGAAGTACAAGGCCTACCAGTCCAGCGAGTACTACGCGAACGGCCTCGCCATGCGGCACCCGCCCGCCGGCACGGTGCCGTACGGCCCCCGGCTCGACCCGGCGGTCGCGACCGGCCGCGGTCCCGACGGCCGCCCGGTGCAGCTCATGCCGGTGCCGGTGGACGCGAAGCTGCTCGCGCGCGGGCGCCAGCGGTTCGACGTGAGCTGCGCGGTGTGCCACGGCGTGCTCGGCGACGGCGAGAGCCAGGTCGCGATGAACATGTCGCTGCGCCGGCCGCCCTCGCTGCACCTCTACCGCGATCGCCCGGACGGCTACATCTACCAGGTGATCACCGAGGGCTTCGGGCTCATGCCCTCGTACGCCGCCGAGATCCCGGTGCAGGACCGCTGGGCGATCGTGGCGTACGTGCGCGCCCTCCAGCTCAGCCAGAACGCATCGCTCGACCAGGTGCCCCCCGACGCCCGCGAGCAGCTCCAGAAGGAGGGGCGATGA
- a CDS encoding SCO family protein encodes MTRAMLRRAGAGLALAAAAALAAPAPAAAQFWRQREGGAGPSPDVPPVALEDVRVEEKLGAAVPLDVSFTDWKGQPFSLRQAFDGKKPVVVALVYYDCPMLCGLILSGMGKAMRENGLELGRDYQAVTISFDPEEGPALAAERRRGYLQSMGRSDAGTDWPFLVGTAEASRQISDAVGFYYKKDPASGEWAHQAAIFVITPDGKVSRYLYGIDYPPKDFRLSVVEAASGKVGTSFDRLLLTCYRYDPASRKYEPYAFGIVRAGAAVVLVALTGLIAALVWRERRAKARQTA; translated from the coding sequence GTGACGCGCGCGATGCTCCGGCGCGCCGGGGCCGGCCTGGCGCTCGCGGCCGCCGCGGCGCTCGCCGCGCCTGCGCCGGCGGCCGCCCAGTTCTGGCGCCAGCGCGAGGGGGGCGCGGGCCCGTCGCCGGACGTGCCGCCGGTCGCCCTCGAGGACGTCCGCGTCGAGGAGAAGCTCGGCGCGGCGGTCCCGCTCGACGTGTCCTTCACCGACTGGAAGGGCCAGCCCTTCTCGCTGCGCCAGGCGTTCGACGGCAAGAAGCCGGTGGTGGTCGCGCTCGTCTACTACGACTGCCCCATGCTGTGCGGGCTCATCCTCTCGGGCATGGGCAAGGCCATGCGCGAGAACGGGCTCGAGCTGGGCCGGGACTACCAGGCGGTCACCATCTCCTTCGATCCGGAGGAGGGGCCGGCGCTCGCCGCCGAGCGGCGCCGCGGCTACCTGCAGTCGATGGGCCGCTCCGACGCGGGGACCGACTGGCCGTTCCTGGTCGGCACGGCGGAGGCGTCGCGCCAGATCTCCGACGCGGTCGGCTTCTACTACAAGAAGGACCCGGCCTCCGGCGAGTGGGCCCACCAGGCGGCGATCTTCGTCATCACGCCCGACGGGAAGGTCTCTCGCTACCTGTACGGCATCGACTACCCGCCCAAGGACTTCCGGCTGTCGGTCGTCGAGGCCGCCAGCGGCAAGGTCGGCACCAGCTTCGATCGACTCCTCCTCACCTGCTACCGGTACGACCCCGCCTCGCGGAAGTACGAGCCGTACGCGTTCGGCATCGTGCGCGCCGGCGCGGCCGTGGTGCTGGTGGCCCTCACCGGCCTGATCGCCGCGCTGGTCTGGCGCGAGCGGCGGGCCAAGGCGAGGCAGACGGCATGA
- the coxB gene encoding cytochrome c oxidase subunit II: MNDLLRRMLFLPDQASDYARQVDGLHYFVIITTMLAAAGVFATAIYFFVRYRRRADTDVTPRVEPKAIHEVIFVGLPLAFFLVWFAIGFPQFAKLQTPPKDAMDVYVQGKKWMWKFAYPGGPNSVDVLRVPAGRPVRLLITSRDVIHSFYVPALRVKQDALPGRYTQTWFNADRPGRYEIFCAEYCGLAHSGMIGELVVMPAEEFDQWLATQGRGVAGSQDGTPVPGEPVRPASNVIEEGRRLASEQGCLKCHSVDGTRHIGPTWVDLYERNEKLQSGKSVQADEGYLTKSMMDPAADIVAGYQNVMPTYQGKLAPPEAAAIVEFIKSLKTPAVQSGPSEGPVYESIPRK, encoded by the coding sequence ATGAACGACCTCCTGCGAAGAATGCTGTTCCTCCCGGACCAGGCGAGCGACTACGCGCGCCAGGTGGACGGGCTCCACTACTTCGTCATCATCACCACCATGCTCGCGGCGGCGGGCGTGTTCGCCACCGCGATCTACTTCTTCGTGCGGTACCGGCGCCGGGCGGACACCGACGTCACCCCGCGCGTCGAGCCGAAGGCCATCCACGAGGTCATCTTCGTGGGGCTGCCGCTGGCGTTCTTCCTGGTGTGGTTCGCGATCGGCTTCCCGCAGTTCGCGAAGCTGCAGACGCCGCCCAAGGACGCGATGGACGTCTACGTCCAGGGCAAGAAGTGGATGTGGAAGTTCGCGTACCCGGGCGGCCCGAACTCGGTGGACGTGCTGCGCGTCCCCGCCGGCCGGCCGGTGCGGCTGCTCATCACCTCGCGCGACGTGATCCACTCGTTCTACGTGCCGGCGCTCCGGGTGAAGCAGGACGCGCTCCCGGGCCGCTACACGCAGACGTGGTTCAACGCCGACCGGCCGGGCCGCTACGAGATCTTCTGCGCCGAGTACTGCGGCCTCGCGCACTCCGGGATGATCGGCGAGCTGGTGGTGATGCCGGCGGAGGAGTTCGATCAGTGGCTCGCCACGCAGGGGCGCGGGGTGGCGGGGTCGCAGGACGGCACGCCCGTCCCCGGCGAGCCGGTGCGCCCGGCCTCCAACGTCATCGAGGAGGGGCGGCGGCTGGCCAGCGAGCAGGGCTGCCTGAAGTGCCACTCGGTGGACGGCACGCGGCACATCGGGCCGACCTGGGTGGACCTCTACGAGCGGAACGAGAAGCTCCAGAGCGGGAAGAGCGTGCAGGCCGACGAGGGGTATCTCACCAAGTCGATGATGGATCCCGCCGCGGACATCGTGGCGGGCTACCAGAACGTGATGCCGACCTACCAGGGCAAGCTCGCACCGCCCGAGGCGGCGGCCATCGTCGAGTTCATCAAGTCCTTGAAGACCCCGGCGGTCCAGAGCGGTCCGTCGGAGGGCCCGGTCTATGAGTCCATCCCACGCAAGTGA
- a CDS encoding cbb3-type cytochrome c oxidase subunit I, with the protein MSPSHASDVPVYNPRNYLNSPATGLKSWMLTQDHKRIGVMFLVAATVFFAVGGLFAMLIRIELLTPGPTIMDAMTYNRMFTLHGVVMIFLFMIPAIPSGFGNFLVPLMLGAKDVAFPKLNLLSFYLYLLGAAIALYGMIHGGADTGWTFYTPYSTTTATKVVPILLGAFVLGFSSILTGLNFIVTTHTMRAPGIGWNRVPLFVWSIYATSIIQILATPVLGMTLLLVAVEHAFGWGIFDPARGGDPVLFQHFFWFYSHPAVYIMVLPAMAVISEVVCAFSRKNIFGYKAVAYSSLGIAFVGFFTWGHHLFVSGQSAFDAGVFGILSMFVGIFTAIKVFNWTATLYQGSIAFKTPFAYFVGFLFFLVFGGMTGVAVATVSLDVHWHDTYFVVAHFHFIMVGATVMAFLAALHYWFPKITGRMYPEGWGLVGAVMVILGFNFTFIPQFLLGNEGMPRRYFSYPERFWALNVASTAGASVLAMGLVIILVYLLVALKWGPIAGSNPWHSRGYEWDTASPPLPENFEETPVYTRGPHEYDEDSYANPPPVAPEPKHAS; encoded by the coding sequence ATGAGTCCATCCCACGCAAGTGACGTTCCCGTGTACAACCCGCGGAACTACCTCAACTCGCCCGCGACCGGCCTGAAGTCCTGGATGCTGACCCAGGACCACAAGCGGATCGGGGTGATGTTCCTGGTCGCGGCCACGGTGTTCTTCGCCGTCGGCGGCCTGTTCGCCATGCTCATCCGGATCGAGCTGCTCACGCCCGGTCCGACGATCATGGACGCGATGACGTACAACCGGATGTTCACGCTCCACGGCGTGGTCATGATCTTCCTGTTCATGATCCCCGCCATCCCGAGCGGCTTCGGCAACTTCCTGGTGCCGCTCATGCTCGGGGCCAAGGACGTGGCGTTCCCGAAGCTGAACCTCCTCAGCTTCTACCTCTACCTGCTGGGCGCCGCGATCGCGCTGTACGGGATGATCCACGGCGGCGCGGACACCGGCTGGACGTTCTACACGCCGTACTCGACCACCACCGCCACCAAGGTGGTGCCGATCCTGCTCGGCGCGTTCGTCCTGGGGTTCTCGTCGATCCTCACCGGCCTGAACTTCATCGTCACCACGCACACCATGCGCGCCCCCGGGATCGGCTGGAACCGGGTGCCGCTGTTCGTGTGGTCGATCTACGCGACCAGCATCATCCAGATCCTCGCCACGCCGGTGCTGGGCATGACGCTGCTGCTCGTCGCGGTGGAGCACGCGTTCGGCTGGGGCATCTTCGATCCGGCGCGCGGCGGCGACCCGGTGCTGTTCCAGCACTTCTTCTGGTTCTACTCGCACCCCGCCGTCTACATCATGGTGCTGCCCGCGATGGCGGTGATCTCCGAGGTGGTCTGCGCGTTCTCGCGCAAGAACATCTTCGGCTACAAGGCGGTCGCCTACTCCTCGCTCGGCATCGCCTTCGTCGGCTTCTTCACCTGGGGCCACCACCTGTTCGTCTCGGGCCAGTCGGCCTTCGACGCCGGCGTGTTCGGGATCCTCTCGATGTTCGTGGGCATCTTCACGGCCATCAAGGTCTTCAACTGGACCGCCACGCTGTACCAGGGCTCGATCGCGTTCAAGACGCCGTTCGCCTACTTCGTCGGCTTCCTGTTCTTCCTGGTGTTCGGCGGGATGACCGGCGTGGCGGTCGCCACCGTGTCGCTCGACGTCCACTGGCACGACACGTACTTCGTGGTGGCGCACTTCCACTTCATCATGGTGGGCGCGACCGTGATGGCGTTCCTCGCCGCGCTCCACTACTGGTTCCCGAAGATCACCGGCCGCATGTACCCGGAGGGCTGGGGGCTGGTGGGCGCGGTGATGGTGATCCTGGGCTTCAACTTCACCTTCATCCCGCAGTTCCTGCTCGGGAACGAGGGCATGCCGCGCCGGTACTTCTCCTACCCGGAGCGGTTCTGGGCGCTCAACGTCGCCTCCACCGCCGGCGCCTCGGTGCTGGCGATGGGCCTCGTCATCATCCTCGTCTACCTGCTGGTGGCGCTGAAGTGGGGCCCGATCGCCGGCTCGAACCCGTGGCACTCGCGCGGATACGAGTGGGACACGGCCTCGCCGCCGCTCCCCGAGAACTTCGAGGAGACCCCGGTCTACACGCGCGGACCGCACGAGTACGACGAGGACTCCTACGCCAACCCTCCCCCGGTCGCCCCCGAGCCGAAGCATGCAAGCTAG
- a CDS encoding cytochrome c oxidase subunit 3 family protein: protein MQASPLAHHFENIEKQSHAERLGMWLFLASEVLLFTALFAAYAVYRYLYSDAFAEASRAIETWLGLVNTIILVTSSFTVALGLNEAVKGNGKKTGLWFAVSVAFAVAFLALKAVEYSHHFHEGQLPGRYYSFQELQAPGASLFFALYFLITGLHGVHVIVGMTILAVVGVKAARGKYTAAYHTPVELAGLYWHLVDLIWIFVFPLIYLV, encoded by the coding sequence ATGCAAGCTAGCCCGCTCGCACACCATTTCGAGAACATCGAGAAGCAGTCGCACGCCGAGCGGCTCGGCATGTGGCTGTTCCTCGCCTCCGAGGTGCTGCTGTTCACCGCGCTGTTCGCGGCCTACGCGGTGTACCGGTACCTGTACTCGGACGCGTTCGCCGAGGCGAGCCGCGCCATCGAGACCTGGCTCGGCCTGGTCAACACCATCATCCTGGTGACCAGCTCGTTCACGGTCGCGCTCGGGCTGAACGAGGCGGTGAAGGGGAACGGCAAGAAGACCGGGCTGTGGTTCGCCGTGTCGGTCGCCTTCGCCGTCGCGTTCCTCGCGCTCAAGGCGGTCGAGTACAGCCACCACTTCCACGAGGGGCAGCTCCCGGGCCGCTACTACTCGTTCCAGGAGCTGCAGGCGCCGGGCGCGTCGCTGTTCTTCGCGCTCTACTTCCTCATCACCGGCCTGCACGGCGTCCACGTGATCGTCGGCATGACGATCCTGGCGGTGGTGGGCGTGAAGGCGGCGCGCGGGAAGTACACGGCGGCGTACCACACGCCGGTCGAGCTGGCCGGCCTGTACTGGCACCTCGTCGACCTCATCTGGATCTTCGTCTTCCCCCTCATCTACCTCGTGTAG
- a CDS encoding cytochrome C oxidase subunit IV family protein, which translates to MADTRPIAHEEHQATHHAHGMRYVVVWIALLVLTVVTYAASRVHLPGGWHVAVALLIAIAKGALVALFFMHLWDQRGANRLVFVTSLAFVALLIGLTILDNATRFPLANPPGSAGALPWGGADRDPPKLP; encoded by the coding sequence ATGGCCGACACCCGACCGATCGCGCACGAGGAGCACCAGGCGACCCACCACGCGCACGGCATGCGCTACGTGGTGGTGTGGATCGCCCTGCTCGTGCTCACCGTCGTCACCTACGCCGCCTCGCGCGTCCACCTGCCCGGCGGCTGGCACGTGGCGGTGGCGCTGCTCATCGCCATCGCCAAGGGCGCGCTGGTGGCGCTGTTCTTCATGCACCTGTGGGATCAGCGGGGCGCGAACCGCCTCGTCTTCGTCACCTCGCTCGCGTTCGTGGCGCTGCTCATCGGGCTCACCATCCTCGACAACGCCACCCGCTTCCCGCTCGCGAACCCGCCCGGCAGCGCCGGCGCGCTGCCCTGGGGCGGCGCGGATCGCGATCCGCCGAAGCTGCCGTAG
- a CDS encoding sensory rhodopsin transducer, giving the protein MRAIGHRTWAIPEGYLPPRGRPEDRALESHEAACVLNAGDEDAHLELRVFFADREPAGPYRLTVGARRTLHLRLDDLRDPEPIPRGTDYATVIRSDVPVVVQHTRLDARRAESALMTTLAWAAAEEGA; this is encoded by the coding sequence TTGCGAGCCATCGGTCACCGCACCTGGGCCATCCCGGAGGGCTACCTGCCGCCCCGTGGGCGGCCGGAGGACCGCGCGCTGGAGAGCCACGAGGCCGCCTGCGTGCTGAACGCCGGCGACGAGGACGCGCACCTCGAGCTCCGCGTGTTCTTCGCCGACCGCGAGCCGGCCGGACCGTACCGGCTCACCGTGGGCGCCCGCCGCACGCTGCACCTGCGGCTCGACGACCTGCGCGACCCGGAGCCCATCCCGCGCGGCACCGACTACGCGACGGTGATCCGGTCCGACGTGCCGGTGGTGGTGCAGCACACCCGGCTCGACGCCCGCCGCGCGGAGAGCGCGCTCATGACGACGCTCGCGTGGGCGGCGGCGGAGGAGGGGGCATGA
- a CDS encoding thiamine pyrophosphate-requiring protein, with protein MNVGEFLLRRLVEWGVRRVFGYPGDGINGILGAFRTVDALRFTQVRHEEMAAFMACAHAKFTGEVGVCLATSGPGAIHLLNGLYDARMDHQPVVAIVGQTARAAMGGSYQQEVDLPSLFKDVAHEYVQTLMVPSQARHLVDRAVRIARAERTVTAIVVPNDVQGLEYTSPPHAHATVHSGVGWEAPRVVPAARDLRRAAEVLNAGRRVAMLVGAGALGAAREVAEVADVLGAGVAKALLGKAVLPDDLPWVTGAIGLLGTKPSWNLMSGCDTLLMVGSSFPYPEFLPKEGQARGVQVDLDGRMLSIRYPMEVNLVGDAAETLQALRPLLRRKEHGSWREKIESDVRRWWKVLEARAMNPATPVNPQRVFWELSRRLPDRAILSADSGSSANWYARDVRVREGMLASLSGNLATMGPAVPYAIAAKFAYPDRVAVALAGDGAMQMNGLAELATIARYWREWSDPRLVVLVLDNGDLNQVTWEQRVMEGDPKLEASQTLPPVDYAGFAASLGLAAVKVERPEEIGPAWDRAFAADRPCLVQARTDPNVPPLPPHITLEQAKGYLEAILKGDPERGAMVVRSWRDALEGVLPHRKG; from the coding sequence ATGAACGTCGGCGAGTTCCTGCTGCGCCGGCTGGTGGAGTGGGGCGTCCGCCGGGTGTTCGGCTATCCGGGCGACGGGATCAACGGGATCCTGGGCGCGTTCCGGACCGTGGACGCGCTGCGCTTCACCCAGGTCCGCCACGAGGAGATGGCGGCGTTCATGGCCTGCGCGCACGCGAAGTTCACCGGCGAGGTGGGCGTGTGCCTGGCCACCTCGGGCCCCGGCGCCATCCACCTCCTGAACGGCCTGTACGACGCGCGCATGGACCACCAGCCGGTGGTCGCGATCGTGGGCCAGACCGCGCGCGCCGCCATGGGCGGCTCCTACCAGCAGGAGGTGGACCTGCCCTCGCTGTTCAAGGACGTGGCGCACGAGTACGTGCAGACGCTGATGGTGCCGTCGCAGGCCCGTCACCTGGTCGACCGGGCCGTGCGCATCGCGCGGGCGGAGCGGACCGTGACCGCGATCGTGGTGCCGAACGACGTGCAGGGCCTCGAGTACACGTCGCCCCCGCACGCCCACGCCACCGTCCACAGCGGGGTGGGCTGGGAGGCGCCGCGGGTGGTCCCGGCCGCCCGCGACCTGCGCCGCGCGGCGGAGGTGCTGAACGCGGGGCGGCGCGTGGCGATGCTGGTGGGCGCCGGCGCGCTCGGCGCGGCGCGCGAGGTCGCCGAGGTGGCCGACGTGCTCGGCGCCGGCGTCGCGAAGGCGCTGCTCGGCAAGGCGGTGCTGCCCGACGACCTGCCCTGGGTGACCGGCGCCATCGGCCTGCTCGGCACCAAGCCCTCCTGGAACCTGATGAGCGGCTGCGACACGCTGCTGATGGTGGGCTCCTCGTTCCCGTACCCCGAGTTCCTGCCGAAGGAGGGGCAGGCGCGCGGCGTCCAGGTCGACCTCGACGGCCGGATGCTCTCCATCCGCTATCCCATGGAGGTGAACCTGGTGGGCGACGCCGCCGAGACGCTCCAGGCGCTGCGGCCGCTGCTGCGGCGCAAGGAGCACGGGTCCTGGCGCGAGAAGATCGAGTCCGACGTGCGCCGCTGGTGGAAGGTGCTGGAGGCGCGCGCCATGAACCCGGCCACGCCGGTGAACCCGCAGCGCGTCTTCTGGGAGCTGTCCCGGCGCCTGCCCGATCGCGCCATCCTCTCGGCCGACTCCGGCTCGTCCGCGAACTGGTACGCGCGCGACGTGCGCGTGCGCGAGGGGATGCTGGCGTCGCTCTCCGGCAACCTCGCGACCATGGGACCGGCCGTCCCGTACGCGATCGCCGCCAAGTTCGCCTACCCGGACCGCGTGGCGGTGGCGCTGGCGGGCGACGGCGCCATGCAGATGAACGGGCTCGCCGAGCTGGCCACCATCGCCCGCTACTGGCGCGAGTGGTCCGACCCGCGCCTGGTGGTCTTGGTGCTCGACAACGGCGACCTCAACCAGGTGACCTGGGAGCAGCGGGTGATGGAGGGCGACCCGAAGCTCGAGGCGTCGCAGACGCTGCCGCCGGTGGACTACGCGGGCTTCGCTGCCTCGCTCGGCCTCGCGGCGGTGAAGGTCGAGCGGCCGGAGGAGATCGGGCCGGCCTGGGACCGGGCGTTCGCCGCCGACCGCCCGTGCCTGGTGCAGGCGCGGACGGATCCCAACGTGCCGCCGCTGCCGCCGCACATCACGCTGGAGCAGGCGAAGGGCTACCTCGAGGCGATCCTGAAGGGCGACCCGGAGCGCGGCGCCATGGTCGTGCGCTCGTGGCGCGACGCGCTGGAGGGCGTGCTGCCCCACCGGAAGGGCTGA
- a CDS encoding enolase C-terminal domain-like protein, which translates to MARGEATVERVHAAAYRVPTDAPESDGTLAWDATTLVVAEVEGGGARGLGYTYADASAAAVVNGLLSEAVRGVDALDAPAASRAMRRALRNAGPAGVGGMALSAVDAALWDLHARLLGVPLLALLGRARPAVPAYGSGGFCSYAPERLREQLGGWAAAGFPAVKMKVGRDPRADRERVRAAREAIGAAGLFVDANGAYGRKQALALAAAFADEGVTWLEEPVPSDDLAGLRLVRERAPAGMDVAAGEYGHDPAYFRRMLEAGAVDVLQADATRCGGVTGFLAAAAVAAAFGVPLSSHCAPSLHATLMCAVERAAHAEWFHDHERIEALLLEGAPRPSGGALAPDLSRPGLGLELRARDAERWAVA; encoded by the coding sequence GTGGCGCGCGGCGAGGCCACCGTGGAGCGGGTGCACGCGGCCGCGTACCGCGTGCCCACCGACGCGCCCGAGTCGGACGGCACGCTGGCCTGGGACGCGACCACGCTGGTGGTGGCCGAGGTGGAGGGCGGCGGCGCGCGCGGGCTCGGCTACACCTACGCGGACGCGTCCGCCGCCGCGGTGGTGAACGGCCTGCTCTCCGAGGCGGTGCGGGGGGTGGACGCGCTCGACGCGCCCGCCGCGAGCCGCGCCATGCGCCGGGCGCTGCGCAACGCCGGGCCGGCCGGCGTCGGCGGCATGGCGCTCTCGGCGGTGGACGCGGCGCTCTGGGACCTCCACGCGCGGCTGCTGGGGGTGCCGCTCCTCGCGCTGCTGGGCCGTGCGCGGCCGGCCGTCCCGGCCTACGGGAGCGGCGGCTTCTGCTCGTACGCGCCGGAGCGCCTGCGCGAGCAGCTCGGCGGCTGGGCGGCGGCGGGCTTCCCGGCGGTGAAGATGAAGGTCGGGCGCGACCCGCGCGCCGACCGGGAGCGCGTGCGCGCGGCGCGGGAGGCGATCGGCGCGGCGGGGCTGTTCGTGGACGCGAACGGCGCCTACGGGCGCAAGCAGGCGCTGGCGCTCGCCGCGGCGTTCGCCGACGAGGGCGTCACCTGGCTCGAGGAGCCGGTGCCGTCCGACGACCTGGCCGGCCTGCGCCTCGTCCGCGAGCGCGCGCCCGCCGGGATGGACGTGGCCGCGGGCGAGTACGGGCACGACCCGGCCTACTTCCGCCGCATGCTCGAGGCGGGCGCCGTGGACGTGCTGCAGGCGGACGCGACCCGCTGCGGCGGGGTGACCGGCTTCCTGGCCGCGGCGGCGGTGGCGGCGGCGTTCGGTGTCCCGCTGTCGTCGCACTGCGCGCCCTCGCTCCACGCGACCCTGATGTGCGCGGTGGAGCGGGCCGCCCATGCGGAGTGGTTCCACGATCACGAGCGCATCGAGGCGCTGCTGCTCGAGGGCGCGCCGCGCCCGTCCGGTGGCGCGCTCGCGCCGGACCTCTCGCGCCCCGGCCTCGGCCTCGAGCTCCGCGCGCGCGACGCGGAGCGCTGGGCGGTGGCCTGA